In one Desulfobaculum bizertense DSM 18034 genomic region, the following are encoded:
- a CDS encoding NADH-quinone oxidoreductase subunit C produces the protein MKNNDAYIFDSILPSLELTTSTDGYGNLFVWASLPSAEMLLEAAKGLAKAGARLCAITAFNTEKFAKESDMELVYNFDLDGKVLTLSIRLTPERRVIPSLIDHFSNADWHEREFAELFDIELSGREKPKRLFLDPSIDTGIFNRLIPLSSMMNGSSTKQLWETIFAETSMPDWAKETK, from the coding sequence ATGAAGAATAATGACGCATATATTTTTGATAGCATCCTCCCCAGCCTGGAACTCACAACAAGCACTGACGGCTATGGCAATCTCTTCGTCTGGGCGAGTCTGCCCTCTGCGGAGATGCTCTTAGAGGCCGCAAAGGGATTAGCCAAGGCTGGGGCACGGCTGTGTGCCATCACCGCTTTCAACACAGAGAAATTTGCCAAAGAAAGCGACATGGAACTGGTCTACAACTTTGACCTCGACGGAAAAGTGTTGACCCTATCCATTCGATTAACGCCCGAACGTCGCGTCATTCCGTCCCTCATTGATCACTTTTCCAACGCAGACTGGCACGAGAGAGAGTTCGCAGAACTTTTTGATATTGAGCTATCAGGACGGGAAAAGCCCAAGAGACTGTTCTTGGATCCCAGCATTGATACTGGCATCTTCAACAGACTCATTCCGCTCTCGTCCATGATGAACGGTTCGTCGACAAAGCAGTTGTGGGAAACTATTTTTGCTGAAACCAGCATGCCTGACTGGGCCAAGGAGACAAAGTAA
- a CDS encoding 4Fe-4S dicluster domain-containing protein: MLPFLKILAKNIAKGPATEPFPFGETVTPKRLRGRAQLDPARCLACGICSHVCAGGAITLTDTPDGSGMEFRLWHNTCTFCGLCEHYCPAGAIVMTNDWHMAHKQADKYSYCEVQFVEYPLCEECGKHMHPHLQNRLSKGLVGAVKAAQILRTCPECRRRITALQHVKGTAFTTTDRSST; this comes from the coding sequence ATGCTCCCGTTCCTAAAAATACTCGCCAAAAACATCGCCAAGGGACCCGCCACAGAGCCATTTCCTTTCGGTGAGACCGTTACGCCGAAACGACTGCGAGGCAGAGCACAACTCGACCCCGCCCGTTGCCTTGCCTGTGGCATCTGCAGTCACGTGTGTGCAGGTGGAGCAATCACATTAACTGATACGCCAGATGGTAGCGGCATGGAATTTCGTCTCTGGCACAACACCTGTACCTTCTGTGGTCTCTGCGAGCATTACTGTCCGGCCGGAGCCATTGTCATGACCAATGACTGGCATATGGCACACAAACAGGCCGACAAGTACAGCTACTGCGAAGTTCAGTTCGTCGAATATCCCTTATGTGAGGAATGTGGAAAGCACATGCACCCACACCTCCAGAACCGTCTGTCCAAAGGACTGGTCGGTGCGGTCAAGGCAGCTCAAATTCTCCGCACCTGCCCAGAATGCCGTCGTCGAATCACTGCCTTACAACACGTTAAAGGCACTGCATTCACTACGACGGACAGGAGCTCAACATGA
- a CDS encoding NADH-quinone oxidoreductase subunit B family protein: MHNFLKQFVHKSPWLYRINAGSCNGCDVELATTALIARYDVERLGCKYCGSPRHADIVLISGPLTTRVKERVIRVYEEIPHPKITIAVGICPISGGVFRDSYAIEGPMDRYIPIDVNVPGCPPRPQAIMEGILKACEIWKCKVKEMNTCSRS, translated from the coding sequence ATGCATAATTTCCTCAAACAATTCGTCCACAAGTCCCCCTGGCTCTACCGCATCAATGCGGGGTCCTGTAACGGCTGTGATGTGGAACTTGCAACCACAGCCCTCATCGCGCGCTATGATGTGGAGCGCCTTGGCTGCAAATACTGTGGTAGCCCTCGCCATGCTGATATCGTGCTCATCTCCGGTCCGCTTACGACCCGGGTCAAGGAGCGAGTTATCAGGGTGTACGAAGAAATTCCTCACCCGAAAATTACCATTGCAGTCGGTATTTGCCCTATCTCCGGAGGCGTTTTCCGCGACAGCTACGCTATCGAAGGGCCAATGGACCGCTACATTCCAATAGACGTCAACGTTCCCGGCTGTCCTCCCCGGCCGCAGGCTATCATGGAAGGCATCCTCAAGGCGTGTGAGATCTGGAAATGTAAAGTTAAGGAGATGAACACATGCTCCCGTTCCTAA